A genomic segment from Lutzomyia longipalpis isolate SR_M1_2022 chromosome 3, ASM2433408v1 encodes:
- the LOC129791779 gene encoding uncharacterized protein LOC129791779 isoform X14, with the protein MGAKGSVEAAKMNPESWGHLEKGRHFSHRHNNQRSQSLNRGPVLSRADVGGMW; encoded by the exons ATGGGGGCAAAAGGTAGTGTTGAGGCTGCAAAAATGAATCCAGAAAGCTGGGGACACCTCGAG AAGGGGAGACATTTTAGCCATCGGCACAATAATCAGCGCTCGCAGTCGCTAAACCGAGGGCCAGTCCTCTCCAGGGCAGACGTTGGAGGCATGTGGTGA